The genomic region ATCCCATTTAAAACCGTATGTGATGAATCATTTCTATTCCATAACGCCCATGCTGCTGCACATTATTATCACGCTGCAGCATACTTTTGcttgtgaggtttttttttttttttttaatgttgttttctcttttttttctttttgtgaatgCATGTCAGGAGGTATTGGATGCCTTGACGTCACATTGCCTTTTCGATAAGATAAATTCAGACATTAAGAATTTGAGAAACATTTGCAGAAGAAACCCAGCAGAGATTGACATGACATTGGAAGAAAGCACATATGGTATATAATACATAATCAGCAgcatatatatttgttgtttcCAGTACCCACCATCTTGACCTTGCTCACAGAGAATAAAACATGCTGGAGATGTCTGTAAATCATTTAAGACAGATGGAAGACTTTCCCTCTGATAGTTATTTGTAAGCTTTTCATGCTCTTTTGCCTTTTGGGAACCAAATGCAACATTTATTCTGTTTGAGTGAATTGTTTCTATGGATTACAGAGCATATGGCAGAACACATACAGTACTTCAGAGTCTTAATTCCTCATCTCTAGTCTTagttcttcatttatttttgcttatgAGATGGGATGTATTATGCTTATGCCCAAAACAACTCTCTCCAAAAGTCCTGTCCAAATTTCTCTGGAGAGTTCTGATCGGATCTATGTAATTTATAACCCAATAATATGTATTATGTTTGTAATAAGGATCAGGTTTCAGGCCAGCCTGTTCGTAACAGACTTAACAGGAGGTCTTTCTGAAAACCCGTTCTCTATGATGCCTTGCCTACTAGTGTGACATGCATGGTAAATGTCTTGACCGTGGTCACTGCTTTCTGCTCGGGTCACCCTTTTCACCTTTCTTCTCAAATCTTGTGGAGCTCTATTCTCTATTGAAACACTGACAAGACCACTATCGCTCAAGAGACGCTCCACTCATTGGTGTTGGTATCAGTTGCCTTAATTCAATAGCTGGCTGGCAGGGATAGATTAACTATTCAGGGCAGGTAGTTAAAGGGGCTATTGTGTTGCACCGCTGTGGAACAGTTACGATTGGGGAGGCTTTTGTCTCTGGGGGCTCAATGCCAAAGCAACAGCCAGGCCAGGGTTGGATGGAATTCTACACACATGTACAGTATCTCTCCGTCAGACATCTGTCAACTGACCGCGTGTGTTGTAAATACTTAGGTTTCATAAACACCAAATATTTGAGAGTGGATATTCAAAATGCAAATACAGTTTTGAGTATTAAATGGTtgtgttttctttatatatgtgcaaaatgtattttggagGGTTGGCCTgcgcaaaaaatatattttcaacacATTTATATACCAATACCAGCCTTTAAAGGTAAAGTGTGTATTTTTAAGCCATTAGTGTCATCAAACCTAATtgcaaaataatgtaattaaatcgTTTTTTCCAATTTCCACATTTGCCATTAGTCAGACGAATATGTAGTAATGTTAAAAGACAGAAATCACCATGTTGGTTAACTTGAATATTTTCCAAGAGAAGTAAGTTATAACCCTTCTAAAAGGTTATAACAAATCACAAAACCGTAAGCCATTCTTTAACATTTGtcagttgaataaatgaataaatcatatttaattatagCTAATGATTTCttacagtaacaatataaaagtctgTGATACTCTAAATGATTGGGTGAATATATTAAATCAAACCCTGACAAacacatttgtcatttttttcctttCAAATTTGGCACCCTCTGAGGGTCCCAGGACCCCAGTTTGAAAACATTTGAGTTGGTCTAAGGAAACATAAGTGTAAGAGAAACACAAAATTGCCCACtgtatatagtatattttttctgtgtgtttaatttataatgaatcaaatgaaaatgtatgtcattttttttatcttcacaGATTAGGTAAAGAAGGACAAATGTGGCCATTACCATGTGGCGATATAATGGAATCAGAAGCAATATGGAACATCCCTGTTTTAATCCAGAAAGTCAACTCAAAGGAACATCATCAGTAAAGCCCATCTAGACAGCAGAAGCAGACCAGTTGTCCACTTCTAATCTCAAGGCTGTTTGGTCTGTTTTGGAACTCATCCCAGTAATCTTAAACAGGATTTAGGATAACATGTGTCAATAACCTCAATGGCCTCACGTTCTTCACTCATATGGTTATCATCTAAAGGATTTGATGTTTCTTCAATGACCTCCATATAATTTTCCAGAAGATATATCTGAGgagttttattttgttcattgcACTCTTGTAGCATAAGCACTGGTTACCATGCTTCCCATTTGCTGGCCCCATCGTGCACTATTACTATTCAGCACCTTCCTGAATCTTGGTTTGGGCCTGGAGTTCACAGGATCAGAGGGTCAGTGGGCACGTTATCTTCGCTGGGATGCAAGCACCAGAAGTGACCTCAGCTTTCAGTTCAAAACAGCCATATCAGATGCACTGGTTCTCTACTTTGACGATGGAGGATATTGTGACTTCCTGCTCCTGAGTATTGAAGAAGGCAAGCTTAAGTTGCATTTTAGTGTGGACTGTGCAGAAACAACTATAACCTCCAACAAGATGGTAAATGACAGTCGCTGGCACTTTGCCACCATCAGCAGGCACAACTTGCGAACCGTGTTGGCGCTGGACGGAGAGTCAAAGGTGGACGAGGTAAGACCACAAAGGCAGTTCATGAAGATAGTCAGTGACCTTTATCTTGGAGGAGTGCCTCAAGACATTCGGACATCTGCCCTAACACTACCAGCAGCTAAGGAGATGCCACCATTCAAGGGGATTATTACAGACCTGGGTTATGGAAATCAGGTTCCAACACGCCTTGGAAGCCAAAAGGTCCGGTTAGAGATGGAAGGCTTGTGTACGGAAAACCTCTGTGAAAATGGAGGCAGTTGCAGCATGACTGACGGTGAAGCTTACTGTGACTGCTCTAAAACAGGATATGTAGGTCGTTACTGCAATGAAGGTAAGAATGGCTCCACTTGATTTTGAGCACATGTCTGGCCAGCAGTTTGATGTAATTAAGTTAGTTATCTATTTCTAAGAAAACCTAGGCAAAAGATtgtcaaaaagtaaataaatatacaaataaataacaataataaataaataaaaaaaccttgcaaCAACTTGAAATCAAAATGTACCCTATTTACTTTCCAGTTACCCATTCATGGTAAGTTTATTTACAAGTCAATACATACATGTGCAGTTAAATTACACCTCACAGTGCATTTAGACACTTGTGTCAGCCTTAAAGAAATGTGTAAatacattacatgaataaaacatacagtatggtatttattttaaataaatttagcctACAAACTCTTTCAAGTGAAACAGACATATGCATATATGCAAAAGTTACTAGGAAACCAGTTATGACTTGAAGAGAATTGACAATATACATCCACTAAAAATCCCTTGCTACATTTGCAAAAATGTATAGATGAAGTTAGATGAAGTTGCCTGAtgttcatttacattacattttaaagcatggTTTAAGTTTCCAAATAGTATTTATGGCCACTAATGCTATTTAAGGTGTGGATCTgtaagatatttaataataaatatgttttgattATCAGTAATTATTTTGCTCAATGTATCACTGATTGAGTGGCAGTTTCTGTCAGCATTGGTTACCTTGACAtgttacagatatttttttcacTGTTTTCACACAAACTTTTTGCAGGCATATCCATTgtggttttttgtttttcataataaTTGTTATAGGTTAAATTATAACTTTTCCATCAAATATCCAGATCCTGCACATTCCAGACAATGGAAGGTACACCACAATTTCAAGAAATGAACCTTTTAAACTGAGATTTTATTTCTACTTTCTGAGAAGAGAAAATTTCTTATTTCTAAATGGtcaagtttctttcttttttttcaactgtACTTCAGTGTTAAGACCTGTTTGGGATTACTGTCACTGGAGACTCCCCAGCAGGTATTAAAATAAGTCTCAAAACTGATTATACTTTCCGAATGCACACTGAATTGCCAAGAGACTTTGGTGCTGTGGTTATGAGAGATTACTCTTTTTTGTGTTGTGCCCTGTGTATAGTCGATAATTCCACAAGCATCTCAATTTATTCAGGGCATGAATATAAAGGCATCCAGTCAGGCAGGGAATCAGTAGACCCAAACCTCAATGACTGACTTATTGCATTTCATGATCAAACCCAAGCCCTTTAGACTGATCACACCAGCCTTGTGCCTCAGTGCTCAGTTGGTTTTCAAGATTAAGTGATCGTCCTCCGTAGTGACAAGAGATCAGGCTGTTTGATCAGATCACCTTTGGATCAGTAGGGTGCTCAGGGCTAGCTTGTGAAGGATGTTCCTGTGTCTCTGGCCTTCTGGCAACCAGTAGGCCTAAAAAAGTGCCCTTAATGAGGAGCCAGTCAGCAGCTGCTCAAGGGAAAACTGATGTTATAAATGTGAAGCTAGCAGACCTCTAATCTCAGAGCAGGGGTTTTTCTCAGCCTGTTCTGTGCCTTGAGCACAGGAGTTGCTGTCAGGGCTGTCACAGCTTGTCTTGGCTTCATCAGGCGCCAGTCGTGTCCATAGATTAATGGACGTGTCTGATAACGGATTGCACCAGTGAGCTGTGGGAGCGATTCATAATTAGGGGCAGAACGAAAGAGAAATGGCTAATTTGCTGGTGGGTGATGGCGACAAATGATGGGCTTGGACTTGGACTTACATGCTCTTAGCACCAcacagcaaggctgcatttactaaTTTATGGTTAATTCACTAAGAATGAATTGAAATTAAGTTTTAATGGCAGTAAtagtaaattaacaaattaataatgaGTTTTGTGAATAAGGCACAATGTATAATGAGTCTTATTTACATTGATGGGTGCTTCTTTCATgggttcatttttattaaaagttggattttaacttttttttttggtacagtaTATGAAATGTTATATAAGATCACTTTGAAACTGACTTGGAGATGTTTTTCCTTAGATTTAGATTATTCCTTTTATATAGATTCTAAATTTACTGTAGTCCCAGTGCCAGACCTTTAGTTGTCCAATATGAAAATTatgattataaaaatgtatgatcatctaaacaaaaactaaaataaacataaaccaTTTCGGTAATTATGACAGTTCTACCACACTGAATAATTTTGCATCTAAGGAGACAGTAAGGTCAGTGAAGACAAATGAGGCACCCATTTTATCAAAAATGTCATCTCCACAATTGTCATTAAATTGCAGGATGCACGTTTTGAGACATAGTATAAATTACATTGTGATGGGGTTTCAGaattattgaaaaaaagaagTGTGGGAGAAAAAAGTGCCCATAGTTGGGGCATACTTAGGGCATGTttgtactaaataataataataataataataataataataataataataataataattaaggaaagtccaaagcggccatgcattatatattttttcctttttgttttctcgttataacgacttaattttctcgttatctcgacataacgaagttcgttttctcgttataatgacttatttttctcgttatctcaacataacgaaagtttgttttctcgttataacgacatgacagttttactgttgctatagtaacgaactcaactttgacaggcatctgatggaccatgcaggcgctcttactgtagcctatatttcagcaaattttgcttcgcctaggtaataacgtctacaatactgtatataaataaaggctgaagAATCACTGTTGATTtctccagagacagtacaacgaacgttttgtttttgtaattaacatgtttaaatggcaacaccgcgccattagagctgcttggattaaactcacttttaattttccctttatttgaaataaaattatttataatttgtagtagtcattatatgatgtggcagatatcatgtgtgttacaagcttctgtttgaaaagagcgttcatGTGTATGTTacgtgtagtgtatgtgtgtgtgtgtctgtgtgtgtagaaaaaaaaaacgattacaacattatagaacaaaactgaattaaattagcctatggattttacatatacatcacatttctcatcaatatggttaacaataaggATTAGttataaggaaaagaagcacatcagcctacatcgttaaatcccgtcctactgtagataaacagaatacagtgatgtcaaccttggttttcataagcagttattttatgacacagaacgcgttggtgaaactcatgcatctagcaggaacttaatacacaaaatattcatattgattcaagcattttacatttattaattaattaaatgtcagtaatgaacaagactgcacaaattgtAGTGATCACTAGATAGGTccacgtacagtaaagtggacagtgtacaacacccatcagttatattcaggtctatagtgccacctgctggcgcagttttgtaacttcttagagaaaattaagtcgttataacgagaaaacgaacttcgttatgtcgagaaaacgagaaaattaagtcgttataacgagaaaacgaacttcattatgtcgagataacgagaaaattaagtcgttataacgagaaaacaaaaagaaaaaaaatatataaagcatggccgcttagaacttccgtaaataataataataataataataataataataataatacaaaaataataataggaaTGGCTCAATGTAGATAATCATGATGCAATGTTAAATTCAGCACATTTGGTGACTGGTTAAACAGGATTGGAGGTTGAAACTGGACAAACTCCAGATCCAGTGGTCTGCCTAAATGTTTTTGAATTCATATTTTAGTGTTGGTGCAATTTAACAGCACGGTATGTACCAAAGTAACAAATGTGAGCTCAGAACTAATGTGTGCCCTTGATAATCTGTCCAACCTGCTATTGTTTTAAGTGCAGACAGACACGGCAACAGGCTTGCAAAGGCCGCCAGAGCATGCAGATGGCTCAGGAAAGCATACAGCATACCTTAGTGTGTCTGAAAGCACTAGAAAGGCCACACCACCCCAGCAGGAGCACAACCGTCAGTATTTTCATGTGGAAATCTGCCTTAAACAAcaggcctatttaaaaaaaaatatgtgtttagCCATAAAACACATTCTGTCTGCCCTGCCAATGTGGATGAGAGACACATTGTTTAGTTATTGAGATCACAGCAGACAGATAACATACATAGAAACACACTTTATCGTAATTCCAGCTACAAAACATTCAATTCTGGGATGTTTCTGTACTTGTCACATTTCAGACACATTCGATTAGCTTCTATATGTTTAAACTATTAGtttgtttgcataaaaaaaaaaaaaaaaactgcattataaaGAAGTACTTACTCGATGCTTTGATTATTAAGAGACTCAATGAAAAAGAACAACTTTCTTGTGATTAGCTGCACCTTATTTTCTTCACTTGAGAGCtacacatttatgtatttatttatttagcctagaAAACAATTATTGCTCAACAGCATGAAAAAAGTCAAAACAATCATTGTGGGCTTAGCTGTGaggatatataaatatacatggaAATA from Carassius auratus strain Wakin unplaced genomic scaffold, ASM336829v1 scaf_tig00216036, whole genome shotgun sequence harbors:
- the LOC113096928 gene encoding neurexin-3b-like isoform X2 — translated: MLPICWPHRALLLFSTFLNLGLGLEFTGSEGQWARYLRWDASTRSDLSFQFKTAISDALVLYFDDGGYCDFLLLSIEEGKLKLHFSVDCAETTITSNKMVNDSRWHFATISRHNLRTVLALDGESKVDEVRPQRQFMKIVSDLYLGGVPQDIRTSALTLPAAKEMPPFKGIITDLGYGNQVPTRLGSQKVRLEMEGLCTENLCENGGSCSMTDGEAYCDCSKTGYVGRYCNEAVNKTPGFAHMVKSPQGRNKGIAHFLYYLKRPH
- the LOC113096928 gene encoding neurexin-3b-like isoform X1, with the translated sequence MLPICWPHRALLLFSTFLNLGLGLEFTGSEGQWARYLRWDASTRSDLSFQFKTAISDALVLYFDDGGYCDFLLLSIEEGKLKLHFSVDCAETTITSNKMVNDSRWHFATISRHNLRTVLALDGESKVDEVRPQRQFMKIVSDLYLGGVPQDIRTSALTLPAAKEMPPFKGIITDLGYGNQVPTRLGSQKVRLEMEGLCTENLCENGGSCSMTDGEAYCDCSKTGYVGRYCNEAVNKTPGFAHMVKSPQGMLSSLNAHFANVFTLLL